In Pseudanabaena sp. BC1403, the sequence TTTTTGATGAATATCTTCCTAAATGGAATTATAGAGCCATTCCTCAAAATAACTGAAATGCATAAGTTATTTATTTTTCATTCCTAAGTCCAAATCGTACCGTTCTCGCAAAACTGCTCTAGGTTTTCCTTACAGTTAGCACAGGTAAGGCAAGAATCGACCAAACAACCCACCCCAACCGTATCTCCTTCTTTAAATGTATTGACTTTCGCACCAACGTTGGTAACCCGCCCGACGATTTCGTGACCAGGGACGCAGGGGTAGGTAGTACTGTTCCATTCGCTGCGGACGGTGTGCAAATCGGAATGACATACGCCGCAATATAGAATTTCGATCTGTACATCATGCTTGCCAAGTTCTCGGCGTTCAAAGATAAAGGGGGCAAGGGGAATAGTGACGTTTTGGGCAGCGTAGGCATTCGTTTTCATCGTTTTTTCACCTGATTATTTGTGTGGATAAACTCACTTAAACGCTTTCACTAAAGCTTCAAACTGAACTATAGCAATCCGAAATGAGTTGTGAGAGGCGCACCCGCAGGGTGCGCCTCTCACAACTCATTTCGTTATCAGTCGTAAAGGTTTATCAATCTTGTTTTAACGAAGCCATATCAATGACGAAGCGGTATTTCACGTCGCTTTTCACGAGGCGATCGTAGGCTTCATTGATATTTTGGATGGGAATAAGTTCGATATCGGCAGTAACATTGTGCTTACCGCAAAAATCCAGCATCTCTTGCGTTTCTTTAATGCCGCCAATTAGAGAGCCGCTCATACTACGCCGACCGAAAATTAGGCTACCCACCGAAAGCAAAAGCGGATCGGGTGGTACTCCGACTTGAGTGAGGTTGCCGTCCCGTCTCAACAGCAGGAGGTAAGCGTTGATATCATGTTTTGCGGAAACAGTGTCAAGAATGAAGTGGAAACTATTTAGGTGTTTCTGCATCTCGTCTTCATTTTTAGAGTTGACGACTTCATCTGCTCCGAGCCGCAGCGCATCTTCAACTTTGTTCGGGGAGGTAGTGAAGACGACGACATTAGCACCAAGGGCTTTAGCCAATTTCACCCCAACATGTCCTAGCCCACCGAGTCCGACAACGCCTACCTTCTGTCCTTTGGTTACATTGTGATAGCGTAAGGGCGAATAAGTCGTAATCCCAGCGCACAGCAATGGAGCAGTTGTCGCAAGATCCAAATTCTTCGGAATTTTTAGCACAAAATCTTTATCCACGACAATGCTTTCGGAGTATCCACCGTAGGTTATTCCACCATTGTGTTTGTCGGGAGAGTTGTAAGTCCAAATCGTACCGTTTTCGCAGAACTGCTCTAGGTTTTCCTTACAGTTAGCACAGGTAAGACAGGCATCCACCATACAACCCACCCCAACCGTATCGCCTTCTTTAAATTTATTGACCTTCGCACCAACGTTCTTGACCCGCCCGACGATTTCGTGACCGGGGACGCAAGGGTAGGTAGTACTGCTCCATTCGCTGCGGACGGTGTGCAAATCGGAGTGACACACGCCGCAATATAGAATTTCGATCTGCACATCATGCTTGCCAAGTTCTCGGCGTTCAAAGCTAAAGGGTGCAAGGGGAGTTGTGGCATTTTGGGCAGCGTAGGCATTCGTTTTCATCGGTTTTTCTCCTGATTATTTGTTTAGATAAACTTACTTGAGTAGCTAGGCACAATTGAATATAAAGCTAGAGCCATAACCTGTGGCGCACGCTGCGCGTGCGCCACAGGTTTCTTGGGTTTTATATTGAATTAAGCCCACTTACTTAGGTGAATTGTTGGCTTCATTTGCTTCATAAAATGCCCGTGCCTGAGCTAATAGTTGCTCTTCAGTGAGATGTTGTTCGTTGACCACGATCGCCCCAACTATGCGATTAGCAATATTGGGATGATTTTCCGTGAGTTCATCTACTAGATAATCCATAGCACTGCTGGCTCCAGTTGAGCTACCAAAGATCAAAATCTGTTCCGCACCTTTTAAGGTTGCGGCGATCGCATCATAGAAAGACTTAAGTTCAGGTTGCCCCTTAGCATTGTCATGCAGATTGTGGAGATGACGGTGCGTTCCATCTGGGTCGTAAGGGATGATATCCTCAGGCACTGAATCTCGCACTTCTGTTTTATAGATCCGAGCCTCACGGTGATTAATTACAACTAGCAAATGGTTTCCATCCTCAGTTGGATCTGCCAATTCAGGCACACTGGAACGTTCCAGAAAATGCCGAATCTGCATCAATTCTCTAGTATCGGATAGATCTTTATGCTTGGGAGGATGGAGGACTAGCACTTCGCCATGCCTTGTATATTTGAGATTGCCGTTATGCTCTTCAGTTACTTCAGCTATTGCCTCAAGCATTGACCGCACGTCATGCCATTGCAAATTATGGGCGATCGGATGCTGAAAGATCCCTTTGTAAGTGGTTTGATGAACCTTGGACATTGATATTTCCATTGACTTTATCCTTGG encodes:
- a CDS encoding NAD(P)-dependent alcohol dehydrogenase, which encodes MKTNAYAAQNATTPLAPFSFERRELGKHDVQIEILYCGVCHSDLHTVRSEWSSTTYPCVPGHEIVGRVKNVGAKVNKFKEGDTVGVGCMVDACLTCANCKENLEQFCENGTIWTYNSPDKHNGGITYGGYSESIVVDKDFVLKIPKNLDLATTAPLLCAGITTYSPLRYHNVTKGQKVGVVGLGGLGHVGVKLAKALGANVVVFTTSPNKVEDALRLGADEVVNSKNEDEMQKHLNSFHFILDTVSAKHDINAYLLLLRRDGNLTQVGVPPDPLLLSVGSLIFGRRSMSGSLIGGIKETQEMLDFCGKHNVTADIELIPIQNINEAYDRLVKSDVKYRFVIDMASLKQD